One genomic window of Struthio camelus isolate bStrCam1 chromosome 1, bStrCam1.hap1, whole genome shotgun sequence includes the following:
- the CEP290 gene encoding centrosomal protein of 290 kDa isoform X3, whose amino-acid sequence MIDLNEFRNSKTLKQQQYRAENQILLKEIERLEEERIELKKQIRNLAQEKWKRAAALGLDAGDMQMTDTCSEEKGANKRKFDFLNTDNVAEVKAQNEYLTNELSERERDLEKNRTIIVKFQSKLKELSEENKQLEQGMKEILQAIKDIQKDPSTKGGETALVIPSLDRLVNAIESKNAEGIFDASVHLKAQVDQLTGRNEELRQELKQARKEATDFSNQLANANEKIAQLKNEVCLLRQSEGANVVFRTVNLPEGMVSSSVSIINSLNEYLIHLLQELENKEQLLKQFEEAVEDYKRKFAVIRHQQGLLYKEYHSEKESWQKVSEEMKDEKKKLEEQKELDATKIKEYSNLLNALQMDPDETKKLLAENNRKITVLRVNERSLTRQCTTLLEMERHLRKENEKLKGEITHMETTVTRKIGHLQRFKEMASFKIAALQKVLDGCVPLSELELANKQYNALTAKYRDMLQKDNLLVQRTSNMEHMEKENESLKAQISSLNKELEITKEKLHAVEQAWEQMTKLGDDSATDKATKAITNSEILSISKKITMLEMKELNERQRAEHSQRMYEHLRNTLKQVEERNFELETKFAELTKINLEAQKVEQELRDELSNSISKAVSDADRRQIMDLEKSAMELKIEVSKLRELSDVAKTQVGALEARQQCREKEVESLRMQILDYQAQSDEKAIIAKLHQHIIALQVSESIAVDKLETLALKLQKLEIHNLRLEQKLDDREQALYFARLEGRNRAKHLRQTIQSLRRQFSGALPLAQQEKFSKTMIQLQNDKLKILEEVQHAQQECRNAENRALEMELKLRSLEELLSALKDTRGAQKVIEWHMKMEELHLQELKLNRELVKQKEEVKYLKNIISEYECTINNLEEEIVQQNKFHEERQMSWDQREVELQRQLDIYDHQQSEIRRTALKFEEAAGSVPDPSLPLPQQLELALRKIREHVQTILETRSTCRSLEEKLKEKETALWKAEQNVLSRDKVINELRLQLPATSEREKIIAELGRKEDDPEYHHAIKIAHQTIANMQARLNQKEEVLKKYQHLLAKAREEQEEAAKKHEEDLRVLHQKLDLHTDDSLNKFKQTALELMKKPSLSLPSDKHFLRLAEMEQTVAEQDNSLASLVVKLKKTSSDLEKQKQITSMKIKEFESIKAQLQEKHAADVEHLKDEANELRNMLSQMEKELVNVKAELEAQKEANNRAPTATLKNLVERLKSQLALKEKQQKALSKALLELRAEMTANAEQQIISAASQKEAYMNVQEIVDRQTKGLTTQVEELNNQITKFKDNLKISKNRESSLLNEMDELNQELQRKQKAFAKMLREKNEMEKENEELKKRIRRLTSSIQSKTDEQNTIDELQKKVKKLENELEKKCEETEKKSVREDKASKEEIIRWEEGKKWQIRMEGMRNKLKEKEKETDALTKQFNTLKELYTRAEKEKITLQKKLKTTGVTVDRVVGVRASETEKELEELRKQNLDLENEIAHMRTQQAIPRDSVVEELHLKNQYLQEKLHALQRQYSRETYSSPSSTTCDQTDQTKSVPINISTHKHLNYLQNKPISSRDKIKHQINLSVIDGNEIEEDADIPNKGHEATARASTEVFPEQQSEDSEKCKDLDIPREGSKSKAKAETDEQNCSDKEENITQPEKGKINEECEEGSDGRKQEICKQSNADEKESIEESCSERISCNQSDSGEPSNQANDYEGENAKTSGIGSDDQFRREQEVLKENLRLSSENVELRFQLEQANKDLPRLKDQVGDLKEMCELLKKEKAEIERKLGNVRGSGRSGKTVPELEKTIGLMKKVVERVQRENEDLKKAPSVVSNEKLLSLEQENERLKSEVEKMKLHLGGHLSMHYESKTKGMEKAIAENERLRKELKKEVDTGEKLRIAKNNLEVLNEKLTMQLEETVKRLNLAESRDPQLNGADSKSWKSVVVTRLHETKMKELETDIAKKDQSITHLKQLLQEATERERIADKNLQDLKEQIELLKHFPEGVKTEEGLIRDFQLLRLNNNQLEKEKAELAHQVEVYKLQIDANTSEGLAAGHNDVVDKNKNDKLMTEIADLQTQLRASDLEKQQLKEEIKKLSRELDNFDPSFFEEIEDLKYNYSEEVKKNIILEERLKQLSEEFGIQVDIPVNVAGD is encoded by the exons aatGAGTATCTTACAAATGAAttaagtgagagagagagagatttggaaaaaaacaggacCATAATAGTCAAATTTCAGTCTAAAT TGAAAGAATTATCAGAAGAGAATAAACAACTTGAAcaaggaatgaaagaaatattaCAAGCTATCAAAGATATACAGAAGGATCCCAGTACGAAGGGAGGAGAAACAGCCTTAGTAATCCCTAGTCTGGATCGTTTGGTTAAT GCAATTGAATCAAAAAATGCAGAGGGAATCTTTGATGCTAGCGTGCACTTGAAAGCTCAGGTTGACCAGCTTACAGGACGAAATGAAGAATTAAGGCAAGAACTGAAACAGGCTCGGAAAGAGGCAACAGATTTCTCCAATCAGTTGGCAAACGCAAATGAAAAG atTGCACAACTTAAAAATGAAGTTTGCTTATTACGTCAATCGGAAGGTGCCAATGTTGTCTTCAGAACAGTAAATCTTCCAGAAGGAATGGTTTCTTCCAGTGTTAGTATAATTAATTCACTGAATGAATATTTAATACATCTTCTACAG GAActagaaaataaagaacagttaCTTAAACAATTTGAAGAAGCAGTAGAGGACTATAAGCGAAAATTTGCAGTAATTCGTCATCAGCAAGGCTTACTGTATAAAGAATATCACAG TGAAAAGGAAAGCTGGCAGAAAGtatctgaagaaatgaaagatgaaaagaagaagctagaagaacaaaaagaactaGATGctacaaaaataaaggaatactCT aatttaCTCAATGCACTTCAGATGGATCCcgatgaaacaaaaaaattacttgcagaaaataatagaaaaataactgTCTTACGAGTTAATGAAAGATCACTAACAAGACAGTGTACCACTTTACTTGAAATGGAACGGcatcttagaaaagaaaatgagaagctgaAGGGTGAAATAACACATATGGAGACTACAGTTACGAGGAAAATTGGACATCTGCAACGATTCAAG GAAATGGCTAGCTTTAAGATTGCAGCTCTGCAAAAAGTATTGGATGGTTGTGTGCCACTGTCTGAGCTAGAACTGGCTAATAAGCAGTATAATGCCTTAACTGCTAAATATAGAGATATGTTACAAAAAGATAACTTGCTCGTCCAACGGACATCAAATATGGAACACATGGAG AAGGAGAATGAATCCTTGAAAGCACAGATAAGTTCATTGAATAAGGAACTGGagattacaaaagaaaaacttcACGCCGTAGAGCAGGCTTGGGAACAAATGACCAAACTGG ggGATGACAGTGCAACAGACAAAGCCACAAAAGCAATAACCAACAGTGAAATATTGTCCATTTCTAAGAAAATCACTATGttggaaatgaaggaattaaaTGAAAGACAGAGAGCAGAACATTCACAACGAATGTATGAACATTTAAGGAATACTTTAAAGCAAGTAGAAGAACGTAATTTTGAATTGGAAACAAAATTTGCTGAG ctcaccAAAATCAACCTTGAGGCACAGAAAGTGGAACAAGAATTAAGAGATGAACTGTCAAATAGTATAAGTAAGGCAGTAAGTGATGCAGACAGACGACAAATTATGGATCTGGAGAAGAGTGCGATGGAACTAAAGATTGAAGTATCCAA GTTAAGGGAACTGTCTGATGTTGCAAAAACGCAAGTCGGCGCTTTGGAGGCACGCCAACAATGCAGAGAGAAGGAAGTGGAATCTCTTAGAATGCAAATTTTAGACTATCAG GCACAGTCAGATGAAAAAGCAATTATTGCAAAACTGCATCAACATATCATAGCCCTTCAAGTTAGTGAATCTATTGCTGTAGACAAGTTGGAGACACTTGCATTGAAACTACAGAAACTGGAGATCCATAATCTACGTTTAGAGCAGAAACTTGATGACAGAGAGCAAGCTTTATATTTTGCCCGACTGGAAGGAAGAAATAGAGCCAAACATCTACGTCAGACAATTCAGTCTTTGCGGCGACAGTTTAGCGGTGCTCTGCCTCTAGCACAACAAGAAAAATTCTCGAAAACCATGATCCAGCTGCAGAATGACAAACTGAAGATCCTGGAAGAAGTTCAGCATGCCCAGCAAGAGTGTCGAAATGCAGAAAACAGAGCACTGGAGATGGAGTTAAAGCTAAGAAGTTTAGAAGAATTACTAAGTGCATTGAAGGATACAAGAGGAGCTCAAAAG GTAATTGAATGGCATATGAAGATGGAAGAACTCCATCTGCAGGAACTTAAACTGAATCGAGAGTTAGTCAAGCAAAAGGAAGaggtgaaatatttgaaaaatataatttctgaatATGAATGTACAATCAATAATCTGGAAGAAGAAATTGTACAGCAGAACAAG TTTCATGAAGAAAGGCAAATGTCTTGGGACCAGAGGGAAGTAGAACTGCAGCGCCAATTAGACATATATGATCATCAACAAAGTGAAATACGTCGTACTGCTCTAAAG TTTGAAGAGGCTGCAGGATCAGTTCCAGACCCTAGTTTGCCCCTTCCACAGCAACTTGAGCTGGCTTTGAGAAAAATTCGGGAGCATGTTCAAACAATCCTGGAAACTAGGTCAACCTGCAGATCATTAGAGGAG aaattaaaagaaaaagaaactgctctGTGGAAAGCTGAACAAAACGTTTTATCAAGAGACAAGGTTATAAATGAACTGAGACTTCAATTACCTGCAacatcagaaagagagaaaataatagcGGAATTAGGCAGAAAAGAAGATGATCCAGAGTACCATCATGCCATAAAAATTGCTCATCAAACCATTGCAAATATGCAAGCAAGATTAAATCAGAAGGAAGAAGTGTTAAAGAAATATCAACATTTGCTTGCTAAAGCAAGAGAG GAACAAGAGGAAGCAGCCAAGAAGCATGAAGAAGACCTGAGAGTTCTACACCAGAAGTTAGATTTGCATACAGACGATTCCCTTAATAAATTCAAACAAACTGCTTTG GAGTTAATGAAAAAGCCTTCTTTATCACTTCCTAGTGACAAACATTTCCTCCGTCTAGCTGAAATGGAGCAAACTGTAGCAGAACAGGACAATTCTCTTGCTTCACTTGTTGtcaaattaaagaaaacatcATCTGACttggagaaacaaaaacaaattacgTCGATGAAAATCAAAGAGTTTGAGAGTATCAAGGCCCA ACTTCAGGAAAAGCATGCAGCTGATGTGGAGCACCTGAAGGATGAAGCAAATGAATTGAGGAACATGTTATCTCAGATGGAGAAGGAATTAGTGAATGTAAAAGCTGAATTAGAGGCCcaaaaagaagcaaataataGAGCACCCACAGCAACACTGAAAAACCTAGTGGAACGCCTGAAGAGCCAGTTAGCcttaaaagagaagcagcagaaa gctttgagTAAAGCACTTCTGGAACTCCGAGCAGAAATGACTGCTAATGCTGAGCAGCAGATTATTTCTGCAGCATCACAAAAGGAGGCATACATGAATGTCCAGGAGATTGTTGATAGACAAACAAAGGGGCTCACA acaCAGGTAGAGGAATTAAATAATCAGATTACAAAATTTAAAGATAAccttaaaataagtaaaaacagGGAGAGCTCTTTGTTAAATGAAATGGATGAGTTGAACCAAGAACTtcagaggaaacaaaaggcaTTTGCTAAaatgctgagagaaaaaaatgaaatggaaaaagaaaatgaagaactgaaaaaaaggatTAGGAGGCTAACCAGTAGTATTCAG AGCAAAACTGATGAGCAAAATACGATAGATGAActtcaaaaaaaagttaaaaagctggaaaatgaacttgagaagaaatgtgaagaaacggaaaaaaaaagtgtacgaGAAGACAAG GCCTCCAAGGAGGAAATAATTAGATGGGAAGAAGGTAAAAAGTGGCAAATCAGAATGGAAGGGATGAGGAACaaactaaaagaaaaggaaaaagaaacagatgcttTAACCAAACAGTTCAATACACTGAAGGAACTTTATACCAG ggctgaaaaggagaaaattactctacagaagaaactgaaaactacTGGTGTTACTGTTGACCGTGTTGTTGGAGTAAGAGCCTCAGAGACTGAAAAAGAACTGGAAGAACTAAGAAAACAGAATCtagatttagaaaatgaaattgctCATATGAG AACGCAGCAAGCTATCCCACGAGATTCTGTTGTGgaagaattacatttaaaaaatcaataTCTTCAGGAAAAGCTTCATGCATTGCAGAGACAATATTCAAGAGAGACCTATTCTAGTCCCTCG AGTACAACATGTGACCAGACTGACCAAACTAAGTCTGTGCCTATCAATATCAGTACACACAAGCATCTGAATTACCTTCAAAATAAACCTATTTCAAGTAGGGATAAAATCAAACATCAGATTAACCTTAGCGTTATCGATGGCAATGAAatagaggaggatgcagacattCCTAATAAAGGCCATGAGGCTACTGCACGTGCAAGCACTGAAGTGTTTCCTGAACAGCAATCTGAAGACAGTGAAAAATGCAAGGACCTAGATATTCCTAGGGAAGGATCAAAAAGCAAAGCTAAAGCTGAAACTGATGAACAAAATTGTAGcgataaagaagaaaatataactcaacctgaaaagggaaaaattaatgaGGAATGTGAAGAAGGCAGTGACGGCAGGAAACAAGAAATATGCAAGCAATCAAATGCTGATGAAAAAGAAAGCATAGAAGAGTCTTGTTCTGAGAGAATTAGCTGCAATCAGTCTGATTCAGGGGAACCTTCTAATCAAGCTAATGACTATGAGGGAGAAAATGCAAAG aCATCAGGAATAGGATCAGATGATCAATTTCGAAGAGAACAAGAGGTTCTAAAGGAAAATTTGAGACTATCTTCTGAAAATGTTGAACTAAGATTCCAGCTAGAGCAGGCCAATAAAGATTTGCCAAGACTAAAG GACCAAGTGGGTGACTTAAAAGAAATGTGTGAACTtctcaaaaaagagaaagcagaaattgagcgTAAGCTAGGCAATGTTAGAGGG TCTGGTAGAAGTGGAAAGACAGTCCCCGAACTGGAAAAAACAATTGGTTTAATGAAAAAGGTTGTAGAGAGAgtccaaagagaaaatgaagatctGAAAAAAGCTCCAAGTGTGGTTTCTAATGAGAAGTTACTCAGTCTTGAACAGGAAAATGAGAGGCTAAAG tctgaagtggaaaaaatgaaacttcACCTGGGAGGCCACCTGAGTATGCATTATGAATCTAAAACCAAAGGCATGGAAAAAGCAATTGCTGAAAATGAGAGGCTACGTAAAGAGCTGAAGAAG GAAGTTGACACTGGAGAAAAGCTACGAATAGCAAAGAATAACTTGGAAGTATTAAATGAAAAGTTAACTATGCAGCTGGAGGAAACCGTTAAGAGGCTAAATCTGGCTGAGAGCAGAGACCCTCAGCTTAACGGAGCTGACAGCAAAAGTTGGAAATCAGTTGTTGTAACAAG GTTGCATGAAACTAAGATGAAGGAACTGGAAACTGATATTGCTAAAAAAGATCAAAGCATTACTCACCTTAAACAGCTGCTTCAAGAGGCAACAGAACGTGAACGCATTGCTGATAAAAACTTACAAGATTTAAAAGAACAA ATCGAGCTTCTTAAACATTTCCCTGAAGGTGTTAAGACAGAGGAAGGCCTCATCAgagattttcagcttttaag ATTAAATAATAATcagttggagaaagaaaaagcagaacttgCTCATCAGGTGGAAGTTTACAAGCTACAAATAGACGCAAATACAAGTGAAGGCCTTGCAGCTG GACATAATGACGTTGTAGATAAGAATAAAAATGACAAGTTAATGACAGAAATAGCTGATCTCCAGACACAACTGAGAGCCTCAGATCTGGAAAAACAGCAATTAAAG gaagaaataaaaaagctgagTAGAGAACTAGACAACTTTGACCCTTCCTTTTTTGAAGAAATCGAGGATCTGAAATATAACTACagtgaagaagtgaaaaaaaatattatcttagaggaaagattaaagcagctTTCTGAGGAGTTTGGTATTCAAGTGGATATTccagtcaatgttgctggtgaTTAG